In Neofelis nebulosa isolate mNeoNeb1 chromosome 10, mNeoNeb1.pri, whole genome shotgun sequence, one DNA window encodes the following:
- the PRSS23 gene encoding serine protease 23, translating into MAGIPGLLLLLLLLLLCAVGQVSPYGAHWKPTWPAYRLPVVLPQSTLNLGKPDFGAEAKLEVSSSCGPQCHKGTPLPTYEEAKQYLSYETLYANGSRTETQVGIYVLSSGGGQESSGKSRRKRQIYGYDSRFSIFGKDFLLNYPFSTSVKLSTGCTGTLVAEKHVLTAAHCIHDGKTYVKGTQKLRVGFLKPKFKDGGRGANNSSSAMPEKMKFQWIRVKRTHVPKGWIKGNANDIGMDYDYALLELKKPHKRKFMKIGVSPPAKQLPGGRIHFSGYDNDRPGNLVYRFCDVKDETYDLLYQQCDAQPGASGSGVYVRMWKRQQQKWERKIIGIFSGHQWVDMNGSPQDFNVAVRITPLKYAQICYWIKGNYLDCREG; encoded by the coding sequence ATGGCGGGGATTCcagggctcctcctcctcctcctcctcctcctcctctgtgctgtGGGGCAGGTGAGCCCCTATGGTGCCCACTGGAAACCCACTTGGCCTGCTTACCGCCTCCCTGTGGTCTTGCCCCAGTCCACCCTCAACTTAGGCAAGCCAGACTTCGGGGCTGAAGCCAAATTGGAGGTGTCCTCCTCATGTGGACCCCAGTGTCACAAGGGGACTCCACTGCCCACTTATGAAGAGGCCAAGCAGTACCTGTCTTATGAAACGCTCTATGCCAATGGCAGCCGCACCGAGACCCAGGTGGGCATTTATGTCCTCAGCAGTGGTGGGGGACAAGAGTCTTCAGGAAAGTCTCGGAGGAAGCGGCAGATTTATGGCTATGACAGCAGATTCAGCATTTTTGGGAAGGACTTCTTGCTCAACTATCCCTTCTCAACATCAGTGAAGTTATCTACAGGCTGTACGGGCACCCTGGTGGCAGAGAAGCATGTGCTCACAGCTGCCCATTGCATACACGATGGGAAAACTTATGTGAAGGGAACCCAGAAACTTCGAGTGGGCTTCCTGAAGCCCAAGTTTAAAGATGGTGGCCGAGGAGCCAACAACTCGAGCTCAGCCATGCCGGAGAAGATGAAGTTTCAGTGGATCCGGGTGAAACGCACCCACGTGCCCAAGGGCTGGATCAAAGGCAATGCCAACGACATCGGTATGGATTATGACTATGCCCTCCTGGAACTGAAAAAACCCCACAAGAGAAAGTTCATGAAGATTGGGGTAAGCCCTCCTGCCAAACAGCTGCCGGGGGGCAGAATCCACTTCTCTGGTTATGACAATGATCGACCAGGCAATTTGGTGTACCGCTTCTGTGACGTTAAAGATGAGACTTATGACCTGCTCTACCAGCAGTGTGATGCCCAGCCCGGGGCCAGCGGGTCCGGGGTCTATGTGAGGATGTGGAAGCGACAGCAGCAGAAGTGGGAGAGAAAAATTATTGGCATTTTTTCAGGGCACCAGTGGGTAGACATGAATGGTTCTCCGCAGGACTTCAACGTGGCTGTTCGAATCACCCCTCTCAAATATGCCCAGATTTGCTATTGGATTAAAGGAAACTACCTGGATTGTAGGGAGGGGTGA